The proteins below are encoded in one region of bacterium:
- a CDS encoding DUF1015 family protein — MFPTESFYGLGADARSAAAVERLVAVRGRDPGKPILVLVRDAAMVGAVAAAWPETAARLAAAFWPGPLTLVVPARDDLPAPLTAGSGTIGVRAPGHPTAMALVTAIRRSVTAPARSARRRAADARRRAPTSRAASRPGSTAARCPAARRPSRSPTAAACACCAPARSPSPTCTGHSPAHEELRQMAVVNPFPGVRYARVRIGAMRDVLSPPYDVISTAQQEALYARSPWNVVRLILPRESDRGAAAATALRHWLDAGVLVRDAEPALYFYSQEYGLADGSTHVRDGVLCRLGLEEFSSGVVRPHERTFPGPKADRLALLRATGAYLSPIFGLFSRPGERLRDVAGVAGPPDVEATMDDGVVNRLWRVTDPVAIARVQQALANETIYIADGHHRYETALNWRREGGGHGAVLAFLSNMDEAGLVVLPTHRLIQVPLPMDAAALVAELGETFTLESLGATSPARPSGAIDLVLPDRRVRLRPTPAATALLAELPEAVRGLDVAVLHGAILGPVLGVTPGDLAFTHDDAEAIDAVTSGAAHAAFLLNPPSVAEVRAVCLAGELMPEKSTYFYPKLADGLVFDLVAPIC, encoded by the coding sequence GTGTTCCCGACCGAGTCGTTCTACGGCCTCGGCGCGGACGCCCGCTCGGCCGCGGCGGTCGAGCGGCTCGTCGCCGTGCGCGGGCGCGATCCCGGCAAGCCGATCCTGGTCCTGGTGCGCGACGCGGCGATGGTCGGTGCGGTCGCGGCAGCCTGGCCCGAGACGGCGGCGCGGCTCGCGGCCGCGTTCTGGCCCGGCCCGCTGACACTCGTCGTGCCCGCGCGCGACGACCTGCCGGCGCCGCTCACGGCCGGCAGCGGCACGATCGGCGTGCGCGCACCGGGCCATCCGACGGCGATGGCGCTCGTCACCGCGATACGGCGGTCCGTGACGGCGCCCGCGCGATCCGCCCGGCGCCGAGCCGCGGACGCTCGCCGCCGCGCGCCTACTTCGCGGGCGGCGTCGCGGCCTGGGTCGACGGCGGCACGCTGCCCGGCGGCGCGTCGACCGTCGCGGTCGCCGACGGCGGCGGCGTGCGCGTGCTGCGCGCCGGCCCGATCCCCGAGTCCGACCTGCACCGGGCACTCGCCCGCTCATGAGGAGCTACGACAGATGGCAGTGGTGAACCCGTTCCCCGGCGTGCGCTACGCGCGCGTGCGCATCGGCGCGATGCGCGACGTCCTCTCGCCGCCCTACGACGTCATCTCGACCGCGCAGCAGGAGGCGCTCTACGCCCGCAGCCCCTGGAACGTCGTGCGGCTGATCCTGCCGCGCGAGAGCGACCGCGGCGCCGCGGCGGCCACGGCGCTGCGGCACTGGCTCGACGCCGGCGTGCTGGTTCGGGACGCCGAGCCGGCGCTCTACTTCTACTCGCAGGAGTACGGGCTCGCCGACGGCAGCACGCACGTGCGTGACGGCGTCCTCTGCCGCCTCGGGCTCGAGGAGTTCTCGAGCGGCGTCGTGCGTCCGCACGAGCGCACGTTCCCGGGCCCGAAAGCCGATCGTCTGGCGCTCCTGCGCGCCACCGGCGCGTATCTCAGCCCCATCTTCGGGCTCTTCTCACGCCCGGGCGAGCGCCTGCGCGACGTCGCCGGCGTCGCCGGTCCGCCCGACGTCGAGGCGACGATGGACGACGGCGTCGTGAACCGCCTGTGGCGCGTCACCGACCCCGTCGCGATCGCGCGCGTGCAGCAGGCGCTCGCGAACGAGACCATCTACATCGCCGACGGCCACCACCGCTACGAGACCGCGCTCAACTGGCGGCGCGAGGGCGGCGGCCACGGCGCGGTGCTCGCTTTCCTCTCCAACATGGACGAGGCGGGGCTCGTCGTCCTGCCGACGCACCGGCTGATCCAGGTGCCGCTGCCGATGGACGCCGCCGCGCTGGTCGCGGAGCTCGGCGAGACGTTCACGCTCGAGTCGCTCGGTGCGACGTCGCCGGCGCGGCCGTCGGGCGCGATCGACCTCGTCCTCCCCGACCGGCGCGTGCGCCTGCGTCCGACGCCCGCGGCGACGGCGCTGCTCGCGGAGCTCCCCGAGGCCGTGCGCGGGCTCGACGTCGCCGTGCTGCACGGCGCGATCCTCGGTCCCGTGCTCGGCGTCACGCCCGGGGACCTCGCCTTCACGCACGACGACGCGGAGGCGATCGACGCGGTGACGAGCGGCGCCGCGCACGCGGCGTTCCTCCTGAACCCGCCGTCGGTGGCCGAGGTGCGCGCCGTGTGTCTCGCGGGCGAGCTGATGCCGGAGAAGTCCACCTACTTCTACCCGAAGCTCGCCGACGGCCTGGTCTTCGACCTCGTGGCTCCGATCTGCTAG